A stretch of the Solanum dulcamara chromosome 6, daSolDulc1.2, whole genome shotgun sequence genome encodes the following:
- the LOC129891837 gene encoding glycine-rich cell wall structural protein 1-like, protein MEGVLILGIILGVLMIPISVILYKLCRRMHDKDKDKDKGGDDLEIGSGARVLRDGNMVVLAGAGAAAVAGGVAAAAVVGSGDRDKDNNNNNSGGGAETGTNTAIDAGTSQGCCCGAGGDCGGGGCGGCGGCGG, encoded by the coding sequence ATGGAGGGAGTACTCATTTTAGGGATCATATTGGGCGTTCTTATGATACCCATTTCGGTCATTTTGTACAAACTATGCCGCCGCATGCACGATAAGGATAAGGATAAGGATAAAGGAGGAGACGATTTGGAAATAGGTAGTGGCGCCCGCGTATTAAGAGACGGGAATATGGTTGTTTTGGCCGGAGCCGGAGCAGCTGCCGTCGCCGGTGGTGTAGCTGCAGCGGCAGTGGTTGGTAGCGGTGATAGGGACaaggataataataataacaacagtgGTGGTGGTGCAGAAACTGGAACCAACACTGCTATAGATGCTGGTACGTCCCAGGGTTGTTGTTGCGGTGCAGGCGGGGATTGCGGTGGAGGTGGTTGCGGTGGTTGTGGTGGTTGCGGCGGTTAA